In Cervus elaphus chromosome 24, mCerEla1.1, whole genome shotgun sequence, a single genomic region encodes these proteins:
- the ARIH2 gene encoding E3 ubiquitin-protein ligase ARIH2 isoform X3 — MLSAIGCILPMALVSHSVAKLILVNFHWQVAEILDRYKSNSAQLLVEARVQPHPSKHVPPAHSPHHCAVCMQFVRKENLLSLACQHQFCRSCWEQHCSVLVKDGVGVGVSCMAQDCPLRTPEDFVFPLLPNEELRDKYRRYLFRDYVESHYQLQLCPGADCPMVIRVQEPRARRVQCNRCNEVFCFKCRQMYHAPTDCATIRKWLTKCADDSETANYISAHTKDCPKCNICIEKNGGCNHMQCSKCKHDFCWMCLGDWKTHGSEYYECSRYKENPDIVNQSQQAQAREALKKYLFYFERWENHNKSLQLEAQTYQRIHEKIQERVMNNLGTWIDWQYLQNAAKLLAKCRYTLQYTYPYAYYMESGPRKKLFEYQQAQLEAEIENLSWKVERADSYDRGDLENQMHIAEQRRRTLLKDFHDT, encoded by the exons ATGCTCTCTGCCATCGGCTGCATCCTCCCTATGGCACTG gtATCTCATTCAGTTGCTAAACTTATATTAGTTAATTTCCACTGGCAAGTTGCAGAGATACTGGACAG ATACAAGTCTAATTCTGCCCAGCTGCTCGTTGAGGCCCGAGTCCAGCCCCATCCATCGAAACAT GTGCCCCCGGCCCACTCCCCTCACCACTGCGCAGTGTGTATGCAGTTCGTGCGGAAGGAAAACCTCCTCTCTCTGGCCTGTCAGCACCAGTTCTGCCGCAGCTGCTGGGAGCAGCACTGCTCAGTGCTCGTCAAGGACggtgtgggtgtgg GTGTCTCTTGCATGGCTCAGGACTGCCCACTTCGAACACCAGAGGACTTTGTGTTTCCATTGCTGCCCAATGAAGAACTGCGAGACAAATACAGGCGCTACCTCTTCAGGGACTACGTGGAG AGTCACTACCAGCTCCAGCTATGCCCTGGTGCAGACTGCCCCATGGTTATCCGGGTACAGGAGCCCAGAGCTCGCCGAGTACAGTGCAATCGGTGCAACGAGGTCTTCTG TTTCAAGTGTCGTCAGATGTATCACGCCCCCACAGACTGCGCCACAATCCGGAAATGGCTCACGAAGTGTGCAGACGACTCTGAAACAGCCAACTACATTAGTGCCCACACTAAAGAC TGTCCCAAGTGCAACATCTGCATTGAGAAGAACGGCGGCTGCAATCACATG CAATGCTCCAAATGTAAACACG ACTTCTGCTGGATGTGTCTAGGAGATTGGAAGACCCACGGCAGCGAGTACTACGAGTGCAGCCGGTACAAGGAGAACCCCGACATCGTCAACCAGAGCCAGCAAGCCCAGGCCAGGGAGGCCCTCAAGAAGTACTTGTTCTACTTTGAGAGG TGGGAAAACCACAACAAGAGCTTGCAGCTGGAGGCACAGACATACCAGCGGATTCACGAGAAGATCCAGGAGAGGGTCATGAACAACCTGGGGACCTGGATCGACTGGCAGTACCTCCAGAACGCTGCCAAGCTCTTGGCCAAG TGTCGATACACCCTGCAGTACACGTATCCATACGCCTACTACATGGAGTCCGGGCCCAGGAAGAAGCTG TTTGAATACCAGCAGGCTCAGCTGGAGGCTGAGATTGAAAACCTGTCATGGAAGGTGGAGCGGGCGGACAGCTATGACAGAGGG GACTTAGAGAACCAGATGCACATAGCAGAGCAGCGGAGGAGAACGCTGCTGAAGGACTTCCATGACACCTAG